A segment of the Rhinoderma darwinii isolate aRhiDar2 unplaced genomic scaffold, aRhiDar2.hap1 Scaffold_122, whole genome shotgun sequence genome:
gatgctgctggtttttgatagtctaaactccatgtgggcaatgatcttattcttgtagctctccaccagtcttgtagctccggtggtggcattccccagtgcctccatggcgatgctgcacaagatgttatcgtcctcttctattgatcttcagcagatgttggattgcgcactcttggtatttctgctttataagtcttggatgcttcaaagcctcattgaagaacatagctgctgtcattttggcctttgggtccgcattcttcagggcattgagcagaaactgaaggaaatcttttgttattttcctgccagataccagagatgtcacaagcatgttcatcccaatacgctgcttctctgtatcttccagttccttattctccgcagcaaattgctccctgtacttttctaggagctcggcgtgaggaagggtctgtaactcgtcattgcctggctcggtcggctggttttccgatgattcgggtacagtaaagaattccagggcaactttggtggagtcttgaagctcagcatggacatcaggcaaccaggtggaaatgttggccttcatgttgcttatggccttcataagttgcactttgcagctgccacccttcacaatatattcttggatgctgccgcataaacgtcttatagcatagcacaacgtctccttagatagttggtcaggagcatttttgaccacttggcccagcactggcagcatgtccaagatgtgtggcatgatgactgtagcacacagagatgtcacttctgtcaaagtgtcgacaatggcagcattgaaatcctcataaacgatgttgtatctcagttccccgagcaccgcttcaagatggaggatgctcagccagacaataaccttcttagtcatggcgtaggaatagtattgtcccttcatgtactccaccttcaagtgctcacatagcacattgattatatattccttcaggtagtgtgccgcgtctcttctgtactgaatgactctgatgaagaagcggcacatggcggcgttgtattgagatggtaacaggctactcagaatggctttctgaaaaacatccgtataagtgaagagatcttcagccaccttctcctggatgaaataagggacacaggctcctaagacgtcttcttccaccaaatcccaggtgtccaaagcatttctgagctcttgatttgtgtccacacagaatgtctgatgttttctattcatgatcttcatatccacaaatctgctgaggcgagaaatcatcgtgtggttacttgtttctaaatcatcttccaaaaagaaaatagattctagacttctctgtcctcaattatcagccccctccccaataaacatgtgataactgcatgaagagcgccctcccaaggcagagacaggacagtgcagccagaggagacagcggcactcctctacactgcgccctctggtggtgtaagaatttaaaggtttcagaaaatgaaagccacatataagattatatgtaatattatatagggtattttatttgggtaaatcaaagatgggTATAGTTGCATTTCTTAATGAAATGcgtctcatcagtttgcaagattcctattgtttaccctgattctcacaataaatgacccaGAGGTTCACAGGTATgtcttacaggtgctaaccagtagtgtgaacccagtcttacccatggacaaactcaggatgtcataaatgctaaaggtggttgataagtggcaccagtattctatatccgcatgttacatgaggggggaagttctttttatcaggaaggtcacactatttgtctctaagaggggcagacaagggggcataaaagacccaagcatgacatgagggcagccacttgggaggccacttgaggagggacatactggaaaggagacttcctggagtgtggggagaccatggatggtaactataacctgtcatgtaattattgatgataaggaaaaagtgtctctgtaaaggtcattgtttatggctgtcgctatgtacaaatctccatagaagtctcagaataactaacagtcatttcactctttatacaatatacattttcatacactcaatcttgtatttcatttattgcgcctgaccttagaatctaacccagtaagagggtgaaagagaaacattcttacagtggcagcacatggaactcgctgcaatacttcacaagaaacattctacatgttctcctcttacctctgaatcgtggatctgaagcttctggataaagcaagatttctagaagtcacaggactcaagaaaaagtcaagtgagagcgacgacctcacacttaccttacagtctaacacacatcaaatgtttttgttttttttctcatatctttattgaatttcagtaataaaaacattacaacatttcaatatccagtgattataaatatcataatgctcaacaatttatctgcacaatttacatcagacaacatatatctccccaatcccatccccctcccaccccaaagatcattaagtaccataaaattataaccttcttatgataaaataataattataccttcctatagaacaccaatcaattccatatccccaatatttcctcccacttttttatacaatttttcttgtctgctcttattttctcatattctttaattgtcttaaccaacttcaaccaatccataacaattggggatttaccagccatccaatttcttgcaattattatttttgcgtaaaagagaacattaacccctttgtgcaccgtgatgtgctattacatccgggtgcgggtggtgatgtttagagtgcgctccatatgctgcgtgtgtcggctgtgttttacagtggacacccgggactaacagtcaggagcagtgatcgtgctgttcctagctgtttaacccctcaaatgctgcggtcgatcgcgagcatctgaggcattgaaaaaagggggggcggccccctctgacatttcatcaccccccccagttagatcagggggtgacaatgattgtaatggcagctcatgggcctaatgatggcacccagagctgccttcacttaacttaagcctgtaaaaatgacaatatactgcaatacgttagtatgatcgctggttcaaatcccctagggaggctaataaagtgtgtaaaaaaaatgcaaaaaagtttttagtagtgaaaaaaattaaaaacaaatagttaaaaaaaccttttcccattttccccctaaagtaatgtaaaaaataaaaaaagtaaacaaaattggtattgctgcatgcgtaaaagtctgaactattacaatatagcgttatttaatgggaggcgcgagaacagcaccggcggacgtcattgctcatcagcgcatgggtcggcagcctgcgctgatgcgctcccctcccccctcttagacgatggggatacagcgtggggggagagctgttgatgtctgcccctgctgtaataaagcagagggcttcggggggagcggcggctgctcaggctaggtcaccccgccgctcccgtagaactcgcccaccagagcgccttagtccagacatggccccgcgggcccggcgtcgcagggggagcccttcaagggacgctgcaggccaggctgctgggacgggcgcttcctcccagggcctgcgtcctggcaggaatccccagccgcgacggggctcggcggttaccaaggagtcgcaggccgggctccatgtcacacccccgccttcagctgctgtgttcggagggcagtagacggccgccccgcatggtgatgttctggccagggggcaggcttcctcgagagcatcgatgaggacgccaagatcagcgaagacgacgaggcaacaggtccggtcggaagtctgggtccctgcggtcgggcggcaggttgccggcccatcggtcagcgtgccgggatccccgtgtcgtagatgtcggtgcgagtaccagtcggcggcgagagaggatttggaagattgagagctggatgagtcgcatcgcggtcaggatttt
Coding sequences within it:
- the LOC142699062 gene encoding uncharacterized protein LOC142699062; the protein is MKIMNRKHQTFCVDTNQELRNALDTWDLVEEDVLGACVPYFIQEKVAEDLFTYTDVFQKAILSSLLPSQYNAAMCRFFIRVIQYRRDAAHYLKEYIINVLCEHLKVEYMKGQYYSYAMTKKVIVWLSILHLEAVLGELRYNIVYEDFNAAIVDTLTEVTSLCATVIMPHILDMLPVLGQVVKNAPDQLSKETLCYAIRRLCGSIQEYIVKGGSCKVQLMKAISNMKANISTWLPDLPTTTGTAKKMLYWKTHSYSGNGDVSQPDGVDARDHHDDVLFHAVSFAVCVSPTPHLEEKTPKEKLANHVAPQTACTATDHCYRTTIHPAHSSHSQCLAWSRLCNVEELEDAIQD